From one Catellatospora sp. IY07-71 genomic stretch:
- a CDS encoding DAK2 domain-containing protein yields the protein MLEVLDIAAVRRWSGLAVAGVRRHEQALNQLNVYPVPDGDTGTNLLLTLTAAEQALAGPLVEPQSAGALLRATARGALMGARGNSGVITAQWLSGLADSLDGGGLAPALDAAAKAAYAAVARPVEGTILTVARAAADAAHGGSDDAEAVRAAVRGAREALARTPEQLPVLAAAGVVDAGGQGLVLLLEALLEALTGEHDESMIDPAPPGQDHAGHEHAGHGHGGHAHVAAAYRGPAYEVQFLLDTGAGEIADLRAALDRLGDSLVIVGGPATWRVHVHVDDAGAALEAGLAAGRPYQIQVTHLTAPTAAGAPRRPDPTARAVVVTAAGDGIEQLLTAEGAVPVSGNPSTAEVLDAILATGAGRVAVLPTDTNLRAVCQMAAEEAFGEGVKVRVIPTRSPVQALAALAVRDHARRFEDDVIAMAEAAGACRSAEVTTASREALTVAGRCRPGDVIALVEGEVNLIGADLPTVCAQLLDRMLASGGELVTLLTGAQAPDGLVDVLTAHVAARWPFVEVHAYEGGQPHYPLLVGVE from the coding sequence GTGCTGGAGGTCCTGGACATCGCGGCGGTGCGGCGCTGGAGCGGGCTGGCGGTCGCCGGCGTGCGACGGCATGAGCAGGCGCTGAACCAGCTGAACGTGTATCCGGTGCCCGACGGCGACACCGGCACCAACCTGCTGCTGACGCTCACCGCGGCCGAGCAGGCGCTGGCCGGTCCGCTGGTCGAGCCACAGTCGGCCGGCGCCCTGCTGCGCGCCACGGCCCGGGGCGCGCTGATGGGCGCGCGCGGCAACTCCGGCGTCATCACCGCGCAGTGGCTGTCCGGGCTGGCCGACAGCCTGGACGGCGGGGGGCTGGCGCCCGCGCTGGACGCCGCCGCGAAGGCCGCGTACGCCGCCGTGGCCCGCCCCGTGGAAGGCACCATCCTCACCGTGGCCCGCGCGGCGGCCGACGCGGCGCACGGCGGCTCGGACGACGCCGAGGCGGTCCGCGCCGCGGTGCGGGGCGCGCGGGAGGCGCTGGCCCGTACGCCGGAGCAGCTGCCGGTGCTGGCTGCCGCCGGGGTGGTCGACGCCGGCGGGCAGGGCCTGGTGCTGCTGCTGGAGGCGCTGCTGGAGGCGCTGACCGGCGAGCACGACGAGAGCATGATCGACCCCGCCCCGCCCGGCCAGGACCATGCCGGGCACGAGCACGCCGGGCACGGGCACGGCGGCCACGCGCACGTGGCGGCGGCGTATCGCGGGCCCGCGTACGAGGTGCAGTTCCTGCTCGACACCGGGGCGGGCGAGATCGCGGACCTGCGGGCGGCGCTGGACCGGCTCGGCGACTCCCTGGTCATCGTGGGCGGTCCGGCGACCTGGCGGGTGCACGTGCACGTGGACGACGCCGGGGCGGCGCTGGAGGCGGGGCTGGCGGCCGGGCGGCCGTACCAGATCCAGGTGACCCACCTGACCGCGCCGACCGCGGCGGGCGCGCCGCGGCGGCCCGATCCGACGGCCCGCGCGGTCGTCGTCACCGCCGCCGGGGACGGCATCGAGCAGCTGCTCACCGCCGAGGGCGCGGTCCCGGTCAGCGGCAACCCGTCGACCGCCGAGGTGCTCGACGCGATCCTGGCCACCGGCGCGGGCCGGGTGGCGGTGCTGCCCACCGACACGAACCTGCGGGCGGTGTGCCAGATGGCGGCCGAGGAGGCGTTCGGCGAGGGCGTGAAGGTGCGCGTCATCCCGACCCGCTCGCCGGTGCAGGCGCTGGCCGCGCTGGCCGTACGCGACCACGCCCGGCGCTTCGAGGACGACGTGATCGCGATGGCGGAGGCGGCGGGCGCGTGCCGCTCGGCCGAGGTGACCACCGCGAGCCGGGAGGCGCTGACGGTGGCCGGGCGCTGCCGCCCCGGCGACGTCATCGCCCTGGTCGAGGGTGAGGTCAACCTCATCGGCGCGGACCTGCCGACGGTATGCGCGCAGCTGCTGGACCGGATGCTCGCCAGCGGCGGCGAGCTGGTCACCC
- the rpmB gene encoding 50S ribosomal protein L28, with protein sequence MASVCDVCGKGPGFGHNVPWSKKKTNRRWNPNIQTVRTPAGGGNSKKVQACTSCLKAGKVTRA encoded by the coding sequence GTGGCTAGCGTGTGCGACGTCTGTGGCAAGGGACCGGGCTTCGGTCACAACGTGCCGTGGTCGAAGAAGAAGACCAACCGTCGCTGGAACCCGAACATCCAGACGGTGCGCACCCCCGCCGGTGGCGGCAACTCCAAGAAGGTCCAGGCCTGCACCTCGTGCCTGAAGGCCGGCAAGGTCACCCGCGCCTGA